The proteins below are encoded in one region of Methylophilales bacterium:
- a CDS encoding aldo/keto reductase: MKIELGTVQFGIPYGIANSKGQVEKKEAKNILDYAKSSGINSIDTAIAYGTSEKCLGEIGLDGFQVITKLPEIPDNYGNLKSWVQKHIKNSLRTLSVGSLSGLLLHRPSQLLDSDKNELWSILLRLKDEGLVKKIGFSIYTPAELDDLWNLYKPDLIQAPYSIFDRRLETSGWLERLYNENVEIHIRSIFLQGLLLMNKNARPKKFNKWLEVWNRWHDWLEGNNVSPLQAAVSFSISDNRITKVTVGVDSLGQLKEVIAASNSNINKFPQDLSVEDTKLLNPSEWASL; encoded by the coding sequence ATGAAGATTGAGTTAGGTACAGTTCAGTTTGGGATTCCCTATGGAATTGCTAATTCTAAAGGTCAGGTAGAAAAAAAAGAAGCAAAAAATATTTTAGACTATGCCAAAAGCTCAGGGATAAATTCAATAGACACAGCAATAGCTTATGGGACAAGTGAGAAATGTTTAGGTGAGATTGGATTGGATGGGTTTCAAGTGATTACGAAGCTACCAGAAATTCCTGATAATTATGGAAATTTAAAATCATGGGTTCAAAAGCATATAAAAAATTCATTAAGAACACTTTCAGTAGGATCATTATCAGGTCTTCTCCTTCACAGACCAAGTCAATTGCTTGATTCAGATAAGAATGAATTATGGTCGATATTACTTCGGTTAAAGGATGAGGGTCTTGTCAAAAAAATTGGTTTTTCCATTTATACACCTGCTGAATTAGATGATTTATGGAATTTATATAAACCTGATTTAATTCAGGCTCCATATAGTATTTTTGATCGACGCCTAGAAACTAGCGGATGGTTAGAGCGTTTATATAATGAAAATGTTGAGATACATATTCGCTCTATATTTTTACAAGGGTTATTGTTAATGAATAAAAATGCTAGGCCAAAAAAATTCAATAAATGGCTTGAGGTTTGGAATCGATGGCATGATTGGCTTGAGGGTAATAATGTTAGTCCACTTCAAGCCGCAGTTTCTTTCTCAATATCAGATAATAGAATTACAAAGGTTACAGTTGGTGTTGATAGCCTTGGTCAGCTGAAGGAGGTTATTGCTGCGTCAAATAGTAATATAAATAAATTCCCACAAGACTTAAGTGTTGAAGATACAAAACTTTTAAACCCATCTGAATGGGCCTCACTATGA
- a CDS encoding glycosyltransferase family protein: protein MKVIAIVQARMNSARLPGKVLMPLANKPVLAHIVERLSYCKLVENILIATSHEDRDDPIAEYCENNNIDYYRGSLDDVLDRYYQAAKTYHAETILRITADCPVIDPIVVDAVIAGYLSNKYDLYGLGGEFPDGLDCTVFSFSALEKAWKRAKLKSEREHVCPYIEKNPQMFNNGMLELFKGLDKHRWTLDMPSDYELLSKIFNQLYRENSPFLTHEILQFIQRNPKLLAINSDIVRNEGYQKSIQKENINNG from the coding sequence ATGAAGGTAATTGCAATTGTTCAAGCACGAATGAATTCAGCGCGATTACCAGGAAAAGTCTTAATGCCTTTGGCAAACAAACCTGTTCTGGCTCATATTGTTGAGCGACTATCTTATTGCAAGCTTGTCGAAAATATTTTAATTGCTACTTCTCACGAAGATAGAGATGACCCAATAGCCGAGTATTGTGAAAATAATAATATTGATTATTATCGTGGAAGTCTTGATGATGTCCTAGATCGTTATTACCAGGCTGCTAAGACTTATCATGCTGAAACGATTCTTCGCATAACTGCTGATTGTCCTGTAATTGACCCAATAGTTGTTGATGCTGTTATTGCTGGATATCTTTCAAACAAATATGATTTATATGGTCTTGGAGGTGAATTTCCCGATGGCCTTGATTGTACGGTTTTCTCTTTTAGCGCATTAGAGAAAGCATGGAAGAGGGCTAAATTAAAATCAGAAAGGGAGCATGTTTGTCCTTATATAGAAAAAAATCCCCAGATGTTTAATAATGGTATGTTGGAATTGTTTAAAGGATTAGATAAGCATCGATGGACTCTTGATATGCCAAGTGATTATGAGTTACTAAGTAAAATATTTAATCAGTTATATAGGGAAAACTCACCGTTTCTAACACATGAAATTTTACAATTCATTCAAAGAAACCCAAAATTGCTAGCGATTAATTCTGATATTGTTCGTAATGAAGGATATCAAAAATCAATACAGAAGGAAAATATTAACAATGGTTGA
- a CDS encoding aminotransferase class III-fold pyridoxal phosphate-dependent enzyme, which translates to MKDIKNQYRRKILTMVDINTLKNGKGPNLYEKAKKLIPGGTQLLSKRPEMFVPDIWPAYYSKAKGCKVWDLDGREFIDMSIMAVGACILGYSDEDVDGAVIESIHKGVNSSLNCPEEVELAEALIDLHPWFDMVRYARGGGEALAIAVRIARAKTRRDKVLFSGYHGWTDWYLAANLDDESGLDGQLMPGLEPNGVPRELAGTAIPFHFNDIDSLREAISGNESEIAAIMIEPARGEEAPEDYLQTLREIASEIGAVLIYDEITSGFRMCAGGIHRRYKIYPDMAVFAKSMANGYAMSSILGKEEFMQAAQSTFISSTNWTDRVGPAAALATLKKYQKTQTDKHIISIGEKTQEIWKNAALKNRLDIEVSGLPTLSSFSFKSQHAMDLNTRFVVEMLQKGFLGFRQFKPSLAHSQIELKLYKSAVEDVFKTLSNLPNDKILNSEKAHSTFKRLTTE; encoded by the coding sequence ATGAAGGATATCAAAAATCAATACAGAAGGAAAATATTAACAATGGTTGACATCAATACACTTAAAAATGGTAAGGGGCCCAATCTGTATGAAAAAGCAAAAAAGTTAATTCCCGGGGGTACCCAATTATTATCAAAGAGACCTGAGATGTTTGTACCTGATATATGGCCTGCTTATTATTCAAAAGCAAAAGGTTGCAAAGTTTGGGATTTGGATGGAAGAGAGTTTATTGACATGTCAATCATGGCGGTTGGTGCATGTATTTTAGGATATTCAGATGAGGATGTTGATGGAGCTGTAATTGAATCAATTCATAAAGGTGTGAATAGTTCACTGAATTGCCCTGAAGAAGTTGAGTTAGCGGAAGCATTAATTGATTTACATCCATGGTTTGATATGGTTCGTTACGCCCGTGGTGGAGGTGAAGCTCTCGCTATTGCAGTTCGAATTGCTCGAGCTAAAACTAGGAGGGATAAAGTTTTATTCAGTGGTTACCATGGTTGGACAGATTGGTATTTAGCAGCAAATCTTGATGATGAATCAGGTCTAGATGGACAGCTAATGCCTGGACTTGAGCCTAATGGAGTTCCTAGAGAGCTCGCAGGAACAGCAATTCCTTTTCATTTTAATGATATAGATTCTTTAAGGGAGGCGATTAGTGGAAATGAGTCTGAAATCGCGGCAATCATGATCGAACCTGCAAGAGGGGAGGAGGCACCTGAAGATTATTTGCAAACTTTACGAGAAATTGCATCAGAAATTGGTGCGGTATTAATTTATGACGAGATAACAAGTGGATTTAGAATGTGCGCAGGAGGTATACATCGAAGATATAAAATATATCCAGATATGGCTGTTTTTGCTAAGTCTATGGCTAATGGTTATGCAATGTCTTCAATACTTGGAAAAGAAGAGTTTATGCAGGCAGCGCAATCAACATTTATTTCCAGTACTAATTGGACAGATCGTGTAGGTCCAGCAGCAGCATTAGCAACATTAAAGAAATACCAAAAAACACAAACAGATAAACACATTATTTCTATTGGTGAAAAAACTCAAGAAATATGGAAAAATGCTGCTCTAAAAAATAGACTAGATATTGAAGTTAGTGGATTACCAACATTATCGTCCTTTAGTTTTAAAAGCCAGCATGCTATGGATTTGAATACTCGATTTGTGGTAGAAATGTTACAAAAAGGATTTTTAGGTTTTAGGCAATTTAAACCATCCTTGGCTCATAGCCAAATTGAATTGAAATTATACAAAAGTGCAGTAGAGGATGTTTTTAAAACACTATCTAATTTGCCAAATGATAAAATACTTAATTCTGAAAAAGCACACTCCACTTTTAAACGATTAACAACAGAATGA
- a CDS encoding nucleotidyltransferase: protein MKGKTIYFGAAGSGRAYCQHTKTYPDFFIDNDSSKWGTFIEGIEIKQPSVLESTMIEKIIITSGYVKEMLPQLLSMGIDRDKIHSPAKSLLGFHIFKDQINRIQTAKKLFQIMSELRENCKIVAVGGTALGFARNKDFILWDSDIDLFAPIRSKLEVFEFLKNLGYKPEYELHSIKATMILDNGVEVPIGIDLLDWGTDTFVDIFEDYSWVWPTKMFTECSEIEVHGVKLNIPNPVDKYLRKIYGETWQTPNPNFAYSDYGGEKA from the coding sequence ATGAAAGGAAAAACAATTTATTTTGGCGCCGCGGGATCGGGACGTGCATATTGTCAGCATACAAAAACATACCCCGACTTCTTTATTGATAATGATTCAAGTAAGTGGGGAACATTTATCGAGGGGATTGAGATTAAGCAGCCAAGTGTTTTGGAATCTACCATGATAGAAAAAATTATAATTACATCAGGATATGTTAAAGAGATGCTGCCACAACTTTTAAGCATGGGGATTGACAGAGATAAAATACATAGTCCAGCAAAATCCTTGTTAGGTTTTCATATATTTAAAGATCAAATAAATAGAATACAAACAGCAAAAAAACTTTTCCAGATAATGTCAGAATTAAGAGAAAATTGTAAAATTGTGGCGGTAGGGGGGACTGCTCTTGGGTTTGCTCGAAATAAAGACTTTATTCTTTGGGATTCAGATATTGATCTCTTTGCTCCAATTCGATCAAAGCTTGAAGTGTTTGAGTTTTTAAAAAACCTTGGGTACAAACCAGAATATGAGCTTCATTCGATCAAAGCAACAATGATTCTTGATAACGGAGTGGAAGTCCCAATTGGTATAGATCTATTAGATTGGGGTACAGATACTTTTGTCGATATTTTCGAGGACTATTCATGGGTATGGCCTACAAAAATGTTTACAGAATGTTCAGAAATCGAAGTCCACGGAGTGAAGCTTAATATACCAAATCCTGTAGATAAATATTTAAGAAAGATATACGGTGAAACATGGCAAACACCAAATCCTAACTTTGCCTATTCGGATTATGGTGGTGAAAAGGCATAA
- a CDS encoding NUDIX hydrolase — translation MIETPLLTVDSVVFDGSGVVLIRRGCEPFKGEYALPGGFVDIGESVEDACIRELKEETGLVVNKNSLQLIGVYSKPGRDPRRHTASIAYLAEADLSMLQAGDDAASVELVIDWKRKSIAFDHMKIINDASLLYDNITKNKEKK, via the coding sequence TTGATAGAAACTCCCTTATTAACAGTAGATAGTGTAGTTTTTGATGGCAGTGGTGTTGTATTAATCCGGCGTGGATGCGAACCTTTTAAAGGAGAATATGCATTGCCAGGTGGGTTTGTAGATATTGGTGAATCTGTAGAGGATGCCTGTATTAGAGAGTTAAAAGAAGAGACGGGCTTAGTGGTTAATAAAAACTCACTACAGCTTATTGGGGTATATTCAAAGCCAGGTCGAGACCCGAGAAGACATACAGCAAGTATTGCATATTTAGCAGAAGCAGATTTGAGTATGTTGCAGGCTGGAGACGATGCAGCATCAGTAGAATTGGTTATTGATTGGAAAAGAAAAAGTATTGCATTTGATCACATGAAAATTATTAATGATGCTAGCTTGTTATACGACAATATTACAAAAAATAAGGAAAAAAAATGA
- a CDS encoding 2-C-methyl-D-erythritol 4-phosphate cytidylyltransferase, whose amino-acid sequence MKAVAVVLASGSGERFDAQNTPKHLTPILGLPIFIWTLNTVIKSKIFSSIVVVTRNQDISNTEKAIKEYVPESSSSIKVTSGSKERMESFFLGLELLRNSNLLNQKTIVGLFDANRPFTPKSQLDKLYELAQEFGCSCPVRPAVNGIAEIELERIKSVPEKSKYVEYVTPEFIQFDKLSQATESSNLILSSLVEYALFIEINPITCIASILNSKLTFPEDRAYLEGLAIDNNLKKTNSL is encoded by the coding sequence ATGAAAGCAGTCGCGGTTGTACTTGCCTCCGGCTCTGGAGAGAGGTTTGATGCACAAAATACTCCAAAACATTTAACTCCTATTCTAGGATTACCTATTTTTATTTGGACATTAAATACAGTCATTAAATCAAAAATATTCTCTTCAATTGTGGTGGTTACAAGAAATCAAGATATCTCAAACACAGAAAAGGCGATTAAGGAATATGTTCCTGAAAGCTCATCATCTATTAAAGTAACAAGCGGTTCGAAGGAGCGCATGGAGTCTTTTTTTTTAGGTTTAGAGCTTTTAAGAAATTCAAATTTATTAAATCAAAAAACAATTGTTGGCTTGTTTGATGCAAATCGACCCTTTACGCCAAAAAGTCAATTGGATAAATTATACGAATTAGCTCAAGAATTTGGTTGTTCATGTCCTGTTCGGCCAGCAGTTAATGGTATAGCAGAAATAGAATTAGAAAGAATTAAAAGTGTGCCAGAAAAATCAAAATATGTTGAATATGTAACTCCAGAATTTATTCAGTTCGACAAGCTTTCCCAAGCAACAGAAAGCAGTAATCTTATATTAAGCTCTCTTGTTGAGTATGCATTATTTATAGAAATTAATCCTATTACATGCATTGCTTCTATACTTAACTCGAAACTAACTTTTCCAGAAGATAGGGCTTACCTTGAAGGACTTGCAATAGATAATAATCTTAAAAAAACCAATTCTTTATAA
- a CDS encoding transketolase — MIEENNWLRRKALESIYYAKSGHPGGVLSAIDIIDFLFKSEMNYSIDNFESLTRDRFILSKGHSAPALYAVGAKVGIISKDRLNGLRKINHELQAHTHRLTTPWVEASTGSLGQGFSFAIGEAKAMKMQSIDNRVYVMLGDGELQEGEVWEGAMFSAHHELDNLCAIVDYNKMQSDNLNENIIRLEPLVNKWKSFGWHVIEIDGHKSSEIKLAFDGARNVKKKPTIIIANTIKGKGVSFMENSPTWHGSVKMTKADLKQALLELGSSNSEIGAIINE, encoded by the coding sequence ATGATTGAGGAAAATAATTGGCTCAGAAGAAAAGCTCTTGAGAGCATATATTATGCTAAATCAGGTCACCCTGGTGGCGTTTTGTCTGCGATAGATATAATTGACTTTTTATTTAAGAGCGAAATGAACTATAGCATTGATAATTTTGAGAGTTTAACTCGTGACCGTTTTATTCTATCCAAAGGTCATAGTGCACCTGCACTTTATGCAGTTGGTGCAAAGGTTGGAATTATTTCTAAAGATAGACTGAATGGTTTAAGAAAAATAAATCACGAGCTTCAAGCTCATACGCATCGCCTAACTACCCCATGGGTAGAAGCAAGTACAGGTTCATTGGGTCAGGGGTTTTCTTTTGCAATCGGAGAAGCTAAGGCGATGAAAATGCAGTCAATCGATAATAGAGTATATGTGATGCTTGGTGATGGTGAATTACAGGAGGGTGAGGTATGGGAAGGAGCAATGTTTTCAGCTCATCACGAGTTAGATAATTTGTGTGCTATCGTGGATTACAATAAAATGCAAAGCGATAATCTCAATGAAAACATTATCAGACTTGAGCCGTTAGTAAATAAATGGAAGTCATTTGGTTGGCATGTTATAGAAATAGATGGCCATAAATCTAGCGAAATTAAATTAGCTTTTGATGGTGCACGAAATGTAAAAAAAAAACCAACAATAATAATTGCAAATACTATCAAGGGGAAGGGTGTATCTTTTATGGAAAATTCTCCTACTTGGCATGGAAGCGTAAAAATGACCAAAGCCGATCTAAAACAAGCGCTTTTAGAGTTAGGTTCCTCCAATAGTGAGATTGGAGCAATTATTAATGAATAA
- a CDS encoding transketolase family protein, giving the protein MNKKPELIATSGDSLRESFGKTLVSLANQYPKVIVLDADIAGGTGIHHFREKFPDRFVQCGIAEQNMMAMSGGMAAVGLIPIVTTFAVFMLRAIEQARLSIAYADMNVKIVASHPGLDTGPDGASAQCLEDIACFRSIPNMTVISPCDPHEMEQATKAILDHIGPVYMRTGRSDTKRILNDEYKFEIGKGKVIYPGKDLTIVACGVEVSRALEAAEILRNDGISARVVNMSTIKPIDAELLEKCSSETGAFVTAEDHSVIGGLGGAVAEVLAKSKPSPIEFIGTQDVFGESGEPDELAEKYGQTAKFIVDAAKKVIDRKKGS; this is encoded by the coding sequence ATGAATAAAAAACCAGAACTAATTGCGACTAGCGGAGATTCTCTGAGGGAATCATTTGGAAAAACTCTGGTTTCATTGGCTAACCAGTATCCTAAAGTCATAGTTTTGGATGCAGACATTGCAGGAGGTACTGGTATACATCATTTTAGAGAAAAGTTTCCGGATAGATTTGTTCAATGTGGTATTGCTGAACAAAATATGATGGCAATGTCTGGAGGAATGGCAGCTGTTGGTTTAATTCCGATAGTAACAACATTCGCAGTATTTATGCTTAGAGCTATTGAGCAGGCAAGACTCTCCATTGCATATGCTGATATGAATGTAAAGATTGTTGCTAGCCACCCAGGGCTAGATACAGGCCCAGATGGAGCATCAGCACAATGTTTGGAGGATATAGCCTGCTTTAGATCTATTCCTAACATGACCGTTATCTCACCTTGTGACCCACATGAAATGGAGCAAGCTACCAAAGCAATATTGGATCATATTGGCCCGGTATATATGCGAACTGGAAGAAGTGATACAAAAAGAATACTTAATGATGAATATAAATTTGAAATAGGAAAGGGAAAAGTTATATATCCTGGAAAAGATTTAACTATCGTTGCTTGTGGGGTAGAGGTATCAAGAGCACTAGAGGCTGCAGAAATTTTGAGAAATGATGGAATATCTGCGAGAGTTGTAAATATGTCAACCATCAAACCAATTGATGCAGAATTGCTTGAAAAGTGCTCATCTGAGACAGGTGCGTTTGTTACTGCTGAGGATCATAGTGTAATTGGTGGCTTAGGGGGTGCTGTTGCTGAAGTCTTAGCAAAAAGCAAACCATCACCAATTGAATTTATTGGAACTCAAGATGTTTTCGGAGAGTCAGGAGAGCCCGATGAGTTGGCAGAAAAATATGGACAAACTGCAAAATTTATTGTGGATGCAGCAAAAAAAGTGATTGATAGAAAGAAAGGGA